One Benincasa hispida cultivar B227 chromosome 5, ASM972705v1, whole genome shotgun sequence genomic window carries:
- the LOC120078061 gene encoding dnaJ homolog subfamily C member 17 — MDVDHYAILGLPSGEQGAKLTEKEISKAYRAKALELHPDKRPDDPNAHANFQMLKSSYEILKDEKARKLFDDLLRVKCEQHRRQTERDSKRQKMMTDLEARERSAFAPDPAAKELEEEEKIARKLKEEIARIRAMHAKKGAPTTFPPKKETGRVGKNIDGDAGPTMDKERMLKVSWEKIGEDYTAEKLREMFSKFGEVEDVVIRHNKKKKGSAVIVMSSKDAAVASTRSMLGDLSNPLLVLPLQPVSSVEMPSAERSPEHNRLNNLVGAGYQAFEDSILKKLQKAGEKQKQ; from the exons ATGGACGTCGATCATTATGCTATTCTTGGGTTACCCTCGGGTGAGCAAGGTGCCAAGCTCACAGAGAAAGAGATATCTAAAGCGTACAGAGCAAAGGCTTTGGAATTGCACCCTGACAAGAGGCCAGATGATCCAAATGCCCATGCCAATTTCCAAATGCTGAAATCATCCTACGAGATTCTAAAGGATGAGAAGGCAAGGAAATTATTTGATGATCTTCTAAGAGTCAAGTGTGAGCAGCATCGCCGACAAACTGAGCGTGATTCTAAACGCCAGAAAATGATGACGGACCTTGAAGCAAGAGAACGATCTGCATTTGCCCCTGACCCTGCTGCAAAAGAactagaagaggaagaaaaaattgCCAGAAAGTTAAAGGAAGAGATTGCTAGAATTCGAGCTATGCACGCAAAGAAAGGAGCACCTACAACATTTCCACCAAAGAAAGAGACTGGGAGAGTTGGAAAGAACATTGATGGTGATGCTGGACCTACAATGGACAAAGAGAGGATGCTTAAGGTTTCATGGGAGAAGATTGGTGAGGATTATACAGCAGAGAAACTTAGAGAGATGTTTTCAAAGTTTGGTGAGGTTGAAGATGTTGTTATTAGGCataacaagaagaagaaaggttcaGCAGTCATTGTAATGTCAAGTAAAGATGCTGCA GTTGCTTCTACTAGATCTATGCTTGGTGATCTATCTAACCCTTTGCTAGTTTTGCCTCTTCAACCGGTTTCTTCAGTAGAGATGCCCAGTGCTGAGAGATCACCAGAACATAATCGATTGAATAATTTGGTAGGAGCTGGTTACCAAGCATTTGAAGATTCTATTTTAAAGAAACTCCAAAAG GCTGGTGAGAAGCAAAAACAATAA